The sequence CGACACTCGGTGCTACTGCGCGGCGCTGCGCGCCGGACACGCGCAGGCGGTAGGGGCGGAACGCTGGTCCTACGCCGAGTACCTGCACAACGGCATCGATTCGATCGCCTACACGAACGTGTTCTGTTGCCTGTCGTTGCTGTGGGGGCTGGACATGGCGACCTTGCGCGCGCGTCCGGCGTTTCGCCAGGTCCTGCGGCTCATCTCCGCGATAGGGCGCCTGCAGAACGATCTGCATGGACGCGACAAGGACAGGTCGGCGGGCGAGGCCGACAACGCGGCGATCCTGCTGCGGCAGCGCTATCCGGCTATGCCTGTGGTGGAGTTCCTCAACGACGAGTTGGCCGGCCATACGCGCATGCTGCACCGGGTGATGGCGGAAGAACGCTTTCCCGCGCCGTGGGGAGCGTTGATCGAGGCCATGGCGGCCATCCGCGCGCAGTACTACCAGACCTCGACCAGCCGCTACCCCAGCGACGCTGCGGGGGGAGGCCAGCGTGCGCCCGCCTGAACGGCGGGATGCGGCTGCGTGCGCGCGCTGCCGTCGGTCCGATCCGATGCAACGCCGTCCCCCGATGCGACGGATGGAGCGAGCATGAGCGATAGCGACAACATCCCGAGCCGGCGCAAGGACGACCATCTGGACATCGTGCTGGATCGGCGAACGGCGCCGGCCACGGTCGCCGCCGGCTGGGAGTACATCCGTTTCGAACACTGCGCATTGCCCGAGTTGGACCTGACGCAGATCGACCTGCGCGCCTCGCTGCTGGGCAAGACCATGCGCGCGCCGCTGCTGATCAGCTCCATGACCGGCGGCGTGCTACGCGCCGAGGCCATCAACCGGCATCTGAGCGAGGCAGCACAAGCCTTGGGGATCGCCATGTGCGTCGGTTCGCAGCGCGTGAGCCTGCAATCCCGCAACTCCCAGGGGCTGACGCGCGCGCTGCGCCGCATGGCCCCAGACATTCCCTTGCTGGCTAATATCGGCGCCGCGCAACTGCGCGAGGCCGACGGCCTGGACCTGGCGTGCCGGGCGGTGGATGCGCTGGAGGCCGATGGACTCATCGTCCATCTCAATGCGCTGCAGGAAGCGGTACAGCCGGAGGGCGACCGCGACTGGCGCGGCGTCCTGGCGCAGATCGCTCGCGCCGCGCGCAGCGTGGACGTGCCGATTGTGGCCAAGGAAGTGGGGTCGGGCCTGTCCGCCTCGGTGGCCTGCGCGCTCGTCAAGGCGGGCGTGGCGGTCATCGATGTCGCCGGCGCCGGCGGCACCAGTTGGGCCGCGGTGGAGGGCGAGCGCGCCCG comes from Mesorhizobium japonicum MAFF 303099 and encodes:
- a CDS encoding terpene synthase family protein yields the protein MIQTERALQQVLEWGRSLTGFADEHAVEAVRGGQYILQRIHPSLRDTCARTGRDPQAETLIVAFYRELALLFWLDDCNDLGLIAPEELAAVEQALGQGVPCALPGFEGCAALRASLAALAYDRRDYARLLDDTRCYCAALRAGHAQAVGAERWSYAEYLHNGIDSIAYTNVFCCLSLLWGLDMATLRARPAFRQVLRLISAIGRLQNDLHGRDKDRSAGEADNAAILLRQRYPAMPVVEFLNDELAGHTRMLHRVMAEERFPAPWGALIEAMAAIRAQYYQTSTSRYPSDAAGGGQRAPA
- the fni gene encoding type 2 isopentenyl-diphosphate Delta-isomerase, with product MSDSDNIPSRRKDDHLDIVLDRRTAPATVAAGWEYIRFEHCALPELDLTQIDLRASLLGKTMRAPLLISSMTGGVLRAEAINRHLSEAAQALGIAMCVGSQRVSLQSRNSQGLTRALRRMAPDIPLLANIGAAQLREADGLDLACRAVDALEADGLIVHLNALQEAVQPEGDRDWRGVLAQIARAARSVDVPIVAKEVGSGLSASVACALVKAGVAVIDVAGAGGTSWAAVEGERARDAADRAVAMAFADWGIPTPASVQAVRRALPTVKLIASGGIRDGVDVAKAIRLGADIAGQAAGVLRAATVSTEAVVAHFEIVIRQLAVACFCTGSADLAALRQARLLPSAHLPAG